The stretch of DNA TCTATCTGCAAAGCAATAGATCTCTTTTTTCTCTCAAAAAGGCTGTAGATCTCTTTCAGATATCCTCTTGATTGGTCTCTAACAAGAATAGAAAGATATGCTTCATTGATGTAGTTGTAGTTCAGCTTGAGCACAATTTGTTGTCGTTATATCTCATAATGAAACCTTCTTCCTAATAGTAAAAAAAATGATGATCTCTTAATTATATACTCTTTTTAGACCTGATGCGGTAGAGAGCTGTAGGTTCTATTTCAAATATAGAAATATCTTGTCAAACTCTTACTGTTTAGCTCCATATCATACAAATCTCTTTCCGTATTCTATTTTACCTTCCCAGAGCGAGTTCATTAATCAGACATTTACTGTTTACTTTTGCGTTAAATGGTTGAAAgccttttaaaataaatataaagtaGCTAAATACAGGAGCAACAGTCACAAAAGTAAAATTTTTTCCACAAAGTCATATGTTACAGTGTTAATCCTGCTTAGTTAGCCAATAGCCTCATCAAAGTCTTATATTTCAGTGAACTTTGGTTGTTTTACTCCACGTTGATGTACAACTTAACATCTAGAAACAAAGTCGTCGTTGTGGTCATTCTGTTTTAATGTGCCACCTGCCCGTTCCCCTTATGAGTTGCTCTCATTACTGTAGTTAAAATTAATAGCTGATTAAAAAAGTAGGAGTCTTGCTGCCATTCTTTCTGTTAACCAAGTGTCAGTGGGTACAGAAAATCATATATAGATGCAACAAATATTTATGCCGGTCTTTGTCATATATAGAAGTCATCCGTTTTGGGAATACTCTTCAGAAACTTTCCCTTTCACATCAAAAATCACTGTAGATCTAACAAAATGAACTCTGACCAGACATGCAATAGCTCCTCCTGGACTAAGGAGGAAGACAGAGCATTTGAGACTGCCCTAGCCATTTATGCTGGAGATAGCAATCAATTGATGAAGATCGCTGCAGCAGTTCCACGGAAATCTATTCCAGAAATCTTACAACATTATAAAAAACTTGTTGATGATATAAACGATATTGAGGCTGGAAAAGTTCCGCTACCTCAATACGGGAGAATGCAAGGTTGTTCCAGCCGCAGAAGTAGATTATCTGGAGCAGAGGTAGAACGGCGAAAAGGGGTCGCTTGGACTGCAGAGGAACACAGGTGAGGTTTTTTCTGCAAATTTGGTAATTACCATGTTAGTTTGCTTTGAAATATCTGGCTAAATTGATGATTATCTAATCTCTACAATTATGTGTTTCTTAATGGTTGAATAAATATCATCGCTTACTGTAAGGATTAAGAAGTTCTTTGCAACAAAATGCTTTTTCTTTCCCTTTATTTTTGAGATTAACAACAATTCCGTCAATTTGGACCAAAACCGCCGACAAAACTGTGCTAATATGTAATCATCTCTAAAATCCATTTTTAATTATATATGGATGTGGTATATGTAAATGTATAATAGACAGTTGGTCCTAAGCAACGTCTTGCACGAATCTAAGTGGATCTTGtgtgaatttttaaagaaaaaatgcCACTCTGAAAATTTGGTATCTGACAATATGGAAGAGAGCTCATCTGCTTTGGCTAGTAatttcttcaattttcttttaGCCTTTTTTTTCTCAAGAAAAATTAAACGCAATGCTTTTTTTTGTGTAAGTTTTGTCTTTTTCACAGAAGAGTGGAGTACAGCTCGAAATCAATTTTGTAACGTAAGTCATTGCGTCATCAGTATATTTGTTATTCACAAACAGATGCGTGACATACTATATATGGACAAGTTATTATAGACATCAGACTTATAAAGGCTTCAATCTAACTCATGCTGGAAACACTTGTGATATTTGTTGCTGACGAAAAGTGATGTGAACAATATAGGTATAGCCCACCAAGCTTAGTCCATTTATAGTTTCTTCTTTAGCACCTTATTGAATACCATGCGAAGAGCCAATTAGATGCTGGCAATAAATGATTAGGTAAAATAAACTAGGGCAATTTGATGTATTGGGAAAACTTTCTAGTATGCAATATTTATATCTCTTTCTTTTCTTGGTGAGGATGGGcttacaacaacaaaaaaaatttTTTGGACCCTACTTTGCTTCAGCGAGCGTTCTACTGATTTCAGAGGAGCTCTGCTTTTCTGTTGGAAAATACTGTTCCATTTAATTTTTACTGAAGATAAGAGAAATATAGCCTACAACAATTTGAGAAGCCAAAAGAGCATCTGTTGTTGAATTGAAAGGGACAATTGCGACAAGGAATGATGTGGTGAGTGAGGAGATGATTCTATAAACATCTCTTTCTAGATAGGTGGGATGATTCaataaacatcaaaataacatccactAGTGCCATATTATTAGTGTAAATTGTAGTTTTCTGGTTAGGTTGCGGGTCGTCAGCAATGATAAATGTTTGCTGAAATAACACCAAACTAGGTAAATCAAATTTATTAGATGTGTTCATTGGATATAAATGGAAGTTAAAAATGTCTGTATAATCATACCGACCTCTGAGTAGAAAATCTAAGATGCATAAGAAGTGTCCGTTAATTGAGTGAGTGTATTAGGTTCTTGCAATTTATTTCCGGTATTAAATTCCAAGGCTAGTAACTTCTTTCAATTTTCTTTCCTTTCATAGGTTGTTTCTCCAGGGGTTGGAGAAATATGGAAGAGGTGATTGGAGGAGTATATCTAGGCACTGTGTGGTATCCAGAACACCAACACAGGTGGCAAGCCATGCGCAGAAATTCTTCAGTCGATTAAAAGACAATAATAAGGCGAAGAGGAGAAGAAGCATTCATGATATCACTAGTGTGGATGCTGCTACTACTGAACCTTCACAAGGACAAAAAACTGAGAAGTTGAATGGACCTTGTGGAGGGCAATTACAATGGCCAATCACTGACTATGTGACTGAAGCTTTTGACCCAGGGATGTTTCCTTTACCAGGGCCAGTTACCAACTGCATGACTGATGCTATTGGAGGACCATCCGGTGTTAACCATGAGAATTTCCCGTTTGGTACTGCTGTTGTTAGTGAGTTGAATAGTTCACATCCCAATGTGGATGATGAGTTCCTGCTAGGTGTAGAAGACTTAATCACTGTACCGACACAGGGCACCTCTGAAGCGTGGCACGGGGTTGACACTACGACATTTCCATCACTTAGCTGGCAACCATCTTTTGCTGGTGGCGCTGGAATGTACACTCATCCAGTCAATAATGTTGAGTATGAAATGGAAGAGTTAATCACCAAACAGTTGGTTGAAGCCACTCAAGTTGGTCCTATCGTTAACACTACAAGATTGCCATTATCAATTGCCGATCATATTGGAGTCCATGGTTGTACAGCTTCTAGCAGTGGTGCTAAGAACGGTTTTGAGAGCACTGTGGGAGCTCCTGAGGCAGGTCTTTCTGTTAATTCTAACCCATTAATGTCAATTCCTGGCACTAGTGGTGGTGGAGTATATCCAAATTTTAATGCTAGCATAAAGGACGACAACATCTTTGATTTGGAAGACCTATTCCCAGATCACATGATTGGATTTTATGAAAAGGATGGTAAATCTTAATCTATCACTGGTTTCACTAGAATTACCGTGCGCCGCGGGCCTATTATTTCACGATTCCGATGTTATTACGTGTTCCTCGCCCAGCTAGTACACTTGGATTTCGCGCTACAGCATCTTCTAGTGGATTGTTCTATCATGGCATCCTTCTAGATATGGCTCCAGTTGCATATCCAGTGGTTTCATTCTTCCTAGCAGTAGAACCAATAGTTTCAGTTGTATATGGTGTATGTATTAGCAAGCTTTTTAGATGCATAGAACTATTTAGAACAGTTACCTCCCCCCATGCCCCTTTTCACTTCTCTGTGTCCTTTGGCGTACAGGCATGTTCTTAAACTCCATGTTTATAAATAAAAGCATGCTTTAGTTGTATTGAATCTTATTTTCTGCTTACTTTGAGAATTTTCTTAGTTTGTGCAGTCTCCCTCCCTATTTTGTTTCTTGTGCAAGTTAATCCTTTGTGAAATTCATTGATTGGTCCAAACAATTACGGAGATCTGGCATAGTTTGACATTCATCACTAGAGCTTTTCAAAGTACAAATTAGTTTTCAAAACAATTCTGATGGTGCAAAAAATCTTTTTAATATAAATGGATTTTAATTGTTTACTTTTCTTAATACAGAGATACCATTATATTTGTGTCGAGTTTTCATTGTATTGATAAGTACTAAATAAAATAACATGGGCATTTAAAGTAATTCACTCTAATATGTGGTTAGTTTTCCTTCTTAAACTCTGTATCAAACTCGTCAAATTATGAGAAATGATAAAACAGAGTTAGCAATAACTCTGTGTCTAAAAGACTTTAGTATCTTTCACACAGATTAACTTGTCTTCAAAATTGGATTAAGCTAGCCTACACTTGCGGAAACTAGGAGGATTGAAGTAGAAAAACCGCTAGTGATTGAAACTAAAGCGAAAAGGGCGATCAAGAACTCAGGAGTAGTCAATAAAATAAGTGTCCAGAATTGCAAATCTCCTATTTGTATCCAGACTGTTGTTAATTACTTTTCCTCTTTGGTCCTCAAATTTGCGTGTTCAAGGAACTGAAGAttcttgcagaaatgcaaggtaagACTGCATACGATAAACTCTTGTGgttcggcccttccccggaccctcgCGAATAATAGGggcttagtgcaccggactgctCTTTTTTTGTACATTAGCTTTCTCTTCCTCATTTTTTAGTTTGGGAAAAATGCATTTTACCCCCAATGATTTTCTAAATTAACATATTCTCTTTGAGTCCTATAAAATATACCGGTACATTTCAATCTTCAAAGTTGCATTTAAATTTTTTCCCCTTGATTAGATATATGCTTAACTCCGCTAATGTGAGTTTGCTCATATTACCGATCCCAAGTACAAATAAAGGAGGAGTATCAGATTAGGTtaaaaattcataaaattaatcaatttataataaattTTCACATTATAAATATTATGATCTTAAATGAAACAGTTTAATTAATGATTCATACATAATATAACGCACTTCATTTAAGCTTGGAACTGAGACATAAATTATATGGAGATAAACTATAACCGAATAATATATAACATCATAGATAGGATAATATAAGCTTGTACGAATCTTTCTGCTATAGCGGATGTCCATCAAAGAATTGTTGAAAAGTGTCAAGTATTGGAAACTGAGTCATACTTTAATACTTCTTCCTCATAAAGTATGCTTATGCAGGAGGGGAGTTAAATTTCCGTACGTACAAGAGGGATTAGCAAAAGTTTGGTTTTTATATCAAACTAATATTGGATTTTTGGATTTCGGATCAAGATACAGTCACACCCTCTTTTATATATCCGTTCTATATTTCTATTTTGATCTAAAATAAGTGTTCTTTTACATTATCAAAAAGACATTAactttatttttctaaaatttatACTTATTTACATATTTCAAGGGGTTAAGTTAACAATATGTAAATTTAATTAATGGTAATTTAGTCAAAATATTTGTTTTATATGTTAGTATTTTGTTAAGAGATGtgccaaaagaaaaaaataaaaaaataatcgcTTATTACTTGAGGATAAGTATTGATAAAGTATATTAATTTGATGCAAAcataaaaaagtaaaatttaCCCAACAAATTTCAAGTGAGAAAAAGATACAGTTCATCGGAAaagaaaatcccacaattttcctcCCAAAAGCAGACAACAAATGCTTTAACACAGAAGTAATATAGGTAAATTTTAGGATCTCGAAAATAATTCAAGATTTAGAGTTGGGTGGTCGTGAATTAGGAAAATGGAAAGTGGGTTCAGCGCAGAAGATCTTTCCACAATCGGAGGCATTGCCACCGTATCACTCTTACATTCATTCATCCCTACGCATTGGTTGCCTTTCTCCATTGTTGGCAGAGCTCAGAAATGGACTCTCTCTCGTACCCTTCTTGTCAGTTAGTACCtactctttcttctttttctttgcttttACATTTCTAGACTTTTTGCTGTAGATCTTGAAGATATGTGATTTGGGTTCTTGGGATTAGATGGGTAAATGCAGAAGAAATTGATAAAGTTTTGATTTTGATGGGTGGATTTGTTGGATTCTTGTATCTTGATGCTTGCAATGAGTGTTTCTATTGCTTTTTTAGTTTTGTTTTTTCGTGGGATTTGTTGATAGAATTGTATAAGCACAAAATGTAGATACACCTGAGATGAGATTATATTACAACATGTTGAACTTACTTCCACGGAAGCTTGGAACTTTTCAGCAATCAAGCTAGAGGAATTTGCACCTCGACATTTTATATGGATAAGTTGTATTAGCTGATTTCATTACTCTCTTCGAATGATCACTTTGGTGATTTATGGTTTGGAAATTTGCCTGAGCATCGTTCTGGGATTTTAAAACTTGCAGACGAGAGAAAACTTGGAGCACGTTCGGGTTAGTTGATTAAAAGTTGCTGACAAACATCAAGTGTTAGAAGCTAATTCTATaaagggaaaagggccaaatatacccctttactttcggatattgtctacatttaacctccgttatactatccggCCAAATTTATCCCTGCCGTTATACTATCCGGCCAAAATGTACCCCTACCAtcaccaaacttttaaaaattacccttGATCTATTAAGTAATTCAAAATCTCcaatttccttttatttaaatcacttgttgttcttcttgctccattatttccagaaattactattgatgtgaatgctaaaggTACTAGATTATACAAATTATTTATGGAAATTTTTAATTACCAACGCACCCACTTCTTTTCTTGTGATAATGAGTTTGGAAttagtttaaaattttatttatttttcaaccatatacacaccgtagaatttagtgggtctatttattgtgtattatatacaactgatcatcatgtatgtacatgtatatttgAATATATTTTGTTATTATCTGGTTAGTTTAGAattcgatcgactaacttaagagtgcacaatATGTAGCATTTGATTAAAGCAAAGTTAAATTTGACAATGTAAAGTCTCCAAGGAACTTCAACTTctatcactaatacttgcaaagtctccatatctttggtgcaacgaattcattaaagATGAGGTGTTGTAAATACTTTTGAATTTTAGAcaagctacctaatttagattattcaatttactatactttgtttactAACCGatgtattattttaatatttttttccaatTAAGAAAACaggtaaatgccaattatttcgaaaatagtggatcatgaagaaGAATAAGTgacttaattaaaataatttgggAGATTCTGGGTCACCTGACGGActaaggggtaatttttaaaagtttgctgatggtaggggtaaatttggccggatagtataacgataggggtaaatttggccgaatagtataacggaggttaaatgtagacaatatccgaaagtagaggggtatatttgactcTTTTCCCTTTTATAAATAAATGATTTAAAGTTGCTGACAAGCATCAAGTGCTGAAAAACACTTTTAGGTGCTAAAGCTGATTTTTTAAATAAGCACTTACATGTTTAGATAGAAGTGGTGAAACTAATAATAAGAAGTATGCTTGGTAAAAAGGTGTTGATAAGCACTTTTTCTATTTAAAATGACTGATATATCCTTAAAGTTGTTAACAAAATGtaagtttaaaagtatttttacATGGAAAAGGACGAATAGCGGTAATGGAATAAAGAATAGTTAGAAGTTCTTTTTTCTAGGAAGATTATTTCGGAGATCACAATAAAATGAAAGTTTGGTCAAACCAAAAGTGCTTCTAAGCTGAAAATCCATAAGTTGTGGTGACTGACTTTTGCTTGATTTTGGCTTATACGCACTTTTGGTGTTTACGAAACGAGTAAATAAGCTAGAAAGTACTTATGagctagtttgaccagcttataaacTTTGGACAGGAAAGTGATTTAAGCTCCTTATGATTTCGTATAACTAAAGGATCAAACCTGATTTTTTTTAAGAGATGATCCCTTTGGGGCTAAGTAAAAGAAGTTTCATATCTCTCCAAATTTCGGTATCCTCTTTGAAGCATACATATTAGTTCTGATGTATTAAGCTTACTAAATCATTCTAAAGTAACCCAACATCCAATATGTGCAGTTGTCGAGGAAAGAAAATTGGGAATTTATAGGGAGAAGATATAGCCCTGACTGATAAATTAACAGAAGGAAAACGAAATGCAACTCATCTTACGCTTAAACAGACTCCATTAGAGGGATTACCATGAAAACATGAGTATTATGTGGTGATAG from Nicotiana tomentosiformis chromosome 11, ASM39032v3, whole genome shotgun sequence encodes:
- the LOC104121509 gene encoding uncharacterized protein isoform X2 gives rise to the protein MEDEIAFSHYSVLQKISAKGLLFCVAMKTCNSSSWTKEEDRAFETALAIYAGDSNQLMKIAAAVPRKSIPEILQHYKKLVDDINDIEAGKVPLPQYGRMQGCSSRRSRLSGAEVERRKGVAWTAEEHRLFLQGLEKYGRGDWRSISRHCVVSRTPTQVASHAQKFFSRLKDNNKAKRRRSIHDITSVDAATTEPSQGQKTEKLNGPCGGQLQWPITDYVTEAFDPGMFPLPGPVTNCMTDAIGGPSGVNHENFPFGTAVVSELNSSHPNVDDEFLLGVEDLITVPTQGTSEAWHGVDTTTFPSLSWQPSFAGGAGMYTHPVNNVEYEMEELITKQLVEATQVGPIVNTTRLPLSIADHIGVHGCTASSSGAKNGFESTVGAPEAGLSVNSNPLMSIPGTSGGGVYPNFNASIKDDNIFDLEDLFPDHMIGFYEKDGKS
- the LOC104121509 gene encoding uncharacterized protein isoform X1; amino-acid sequence: MGSELFNSLTIAVPNGKFSGLTPGGPSIASVMQLATALVKTCNSSSWTKEEDRAFETALAIYAGDSNQLMKIAAAVPRKSIPEILQHYKKLVDDINDIEAGKVPLPQYGRMQGCSSRRSRLSGAEVERRKGVAWTAEEHRLFLQGLEKYGRGDWRSISRHCVVSRTPTQVASHAQKFFSRLKDNNKAKRRRSIHDITSVDAATTEPSQGQKTEKLNGPCGGQLQWPITDYVTEAFDPGMFPLPGPVTNCMTDAIGGPSGVNHENFPFGTAVVSELNSSHPNVDDEFLLGVEDLITVPTQGTSEAWHGVDTTTFPSLSWQPSFAGGAGMYTHPVNNVEYEMEELITKQLVEATQVGPIVNTTRLPLSIADHIGVHGCTASSSGAKNGFESTVGAPEAGLSVNSNPLMSIPGTSGGGVYPNFNASIKDDNIFDLEDLFPDHMIGFYEKDGKS